One part of the Cherax quadricarinatus isolate ZL_2023a chromosome 13, ASM3850222v1, whole genome shotgun sequence genome encodes these proteins:
- the LOC128688639 gene encoding mucin-5AC encodes MLLVLISCLSSVGAMEDPRCELQASCQPGQLVPHPWECHLYHLCVEDGRPDLAIQRCPQRHYFHPISRSCLQEDIPCVPQCPHVCPCPLLHQGGLTLDNHACRPGQRFHIDTGRCIDTSCLKFCSDGTKFPPPLALDSTRISRIVISNADSCSFSCNGDFSKFADHYDCTLYYECYPGDVVMPMHCPDSKPYFNGEDCTSNSQACCSDMTTTTTVTTTTNIVITTPDSTVTTPTPQPITTTTSPTTASTTTSTTTTSPTTASTTTSTTTTSPTTASTTTSTTTTSPTTASTTTSTTTTSPTTASTTTSTTTTSPTTASTTTSTTTTSPTTASITSTTTTSPTTASTTTSTTTTSPMTASTTASTTTTSTTATSTTTTSPTTKSTTTTSTTTLPTPTTSPSMGCLPEPDCSDKPPGAMEADPHNCLGYYVCLGSGNIYETPLTCPDGYYYNPTDHKCQQIVDGTYPCPQACDAICPYTCSDSDRIYDPLDCSKYYFCYEGSPLHMSCPNQTPYFNGTSCTTNSDSCCSYPCPPYCPKKGKWVPHGQDCHKYYICIEVGTPSDDSLLTCPDSQVYDYKVSHCSPTAECVKLC; translated from the exons ATGCTTCTCGTTTTAATCTCATGCTTG agCAGTGTAGGGGCTATGGAAGACCCAAGGTGTGAGCTACAAGCCAGCTGTCAGCCGGGGCAGCTGGTGCCTCACCCCTGGGAGTGTCATCTCTACCATCTGTGTGTGGAGGACGGCCGACCTGACCTCGCCATTCAACGCTGTCCCCAACGTCACTACTTCCATCCCATCTCGAGGAGCTGCCTGCAGGAGGACATTCCTTGTGTCCCACAGTGTCCTCACGTGTGTCCCTGTCCACTCCTCCATCAGGGAGGTCTTACCCTCGACAACCACGCCTGTCGACCAGGCCAACGCTTCCACATCGACACCGGTCGTTGCATCGACACATCCTGTCTAAAATTCTGCTCTGACGGAACTAAATTTCCTCCGCCGTTGGCGCTGGACTCAACACGAATATCAAGGATCGTCATCAGCAACGCTGACAGTTGCAGTTTCTCCTGCAATGGGGACTTTAGTAAATTTGCCGACCATTATGACTGTACGTTGTATTATGAATGCTATCCTGGGGATGTTGTCATGCCGATGCATTGTCCAGACAGCAAGCCGTATTTTAATGGGGAAGACTGTACTAGCAACAGTCAAGCCTGTTGTTCAGAtatgacaaccacaacaactgtcaccactacaaccaataTAGTTATCACAACCCCAGACAGTACTGTGACCACACCGACCCCACAACCAATAACCACAACTACAAGTCCAACAACTGCAAGCACTACAACAAGTACCACAACTACAAGTCCAACGACTGCAAGTACTACAACAAGTACCACAACTACAAGTCCAACGACTGCAAGTACTACAACAAGTACCACAACTACAAGTCCAACGACTGCAAGTACTACAACAAGTACCACAACTACAAGTCCAACGACTGCAAGTACTACAACAAGTACCACAACTACAAGTCCAACGACTGCAAGTACTACAACAAGTACCACAACTACAAGTCCAACGACTGCAAGCATTACAAGTACCACAACAACAAGTCCAACGACTGCAAGCACTACAACAAGTACCACAACAACAAGTCCAATGACTGCAAGTACTACAGCAAGTACCACAACTACAAGTACCACAGCTACAAGTACCACAACTACAAGTCCAACGACTAAAAGTACCACAACTACaagtaccaccacactacccactcccaCCACATCCCCATCCATGGGCTGCTTACCCGAGCCAGACTGCAGTGACAAGCCACCGGGTGCCATGGAAGCGGATCCTCACAACTGCCTGGGTTATTACGTTTGCTTGGGTAGTGGAAACATTTATGAAACTCCATTGACGTGCCCAGACGGATACTATTACAACCCAACTGATCACAAGTGCCAACAAATAGTGGATGGCACATACCCGTGTCCGCAAGCCTGCGATGCCATCTGCCCCTACACCTGCTCCGACAGTGACCGCATCTACGATCCTCTAGACTGTTCTAAATACTACTTCTGTTACGAAGGAAGTCCTCTACACATGAGCTGCCCCAACCAGACCCCTTATTTCAACGGTACCTCCTGCACCACTAACTCTGACTCCTGTTGCTCCTACCCCTGCCCACCTTACTGCCCTAAGAAGGGCAAATGGGTGCCACATGGCCAAGACTGCCATAAATACTACATATGTATAGAAGTTGGCACTCCCTCTGACGACTCACTTCTGACGTGCCCTGACAGTCAAGTATACGATTACAAAGTGAGTCATTGTTCTCCAACTGCAGAGTGTGTTAAGCTTTGCTGA